The following are encoded together in the Choloepus didactylus isolate mChoDid1 chromosome 7, mChoDid1.pri, whole genome shotgun sequence genome:
- the LOC119540508 gene encoding probable E3 ubiquitin-protein ligase DTX2 yields the protein MEKLSVASGYSDVTNSKIIGPMAVGCLTKYSHAFHGLCLLAMYCSGNQDGSLQCPSCKTFYGEKTGTWPRGKMDVFKFQLSLTGHEDCRMILIVYTIPHSIQGPKYPNPRKLFTARGFPHQCYLPDYAEGCKVLELLKVAWKRRLIFTVGTSNTMGEADMVVWNEIHHKTETDCNITGYGYPNPNYLQNVLAELATQDVTKDCLEQQWPTLLAGPAPCVPQPCPCHECPILPIAARTVPQTDGQGIPLLRGCLWHGACSTSG from the coding sequence ATGGAGAAGCTGTCCGTGGCATCTGGGTACAGTGACGTGACCAATAGCAAGATCATCGGGCCCATGGCCGTGGGCTGCCTCACCAAGTACAGCCATGCCTTCCACGGGCTCTGCCTGCTGGCCATGTACTGCAGTGGGAACCAGGATGGGAGTTTGCAGTGTCCTTCCTGCAAAACCTTCTATGGAGAGAAAACCGGGACGTGGCCCCGGGGGAAGATGGATGTCTTCAAGTTCCAGTTGTCCCTCACTGGCCATGAGGACTGCAGGATGATACTCATAGTTTACACCATTCCACACAGCATCCAGGGTCCCAAATATCCCAATCCCAGAAAGCTGTTCACCGCCAGGGGGTTTCCCCACCAGTGCTACCTTCCAGACTACGCCGAGGGCTGCAAGGTCCTAGAGCTCCTCAAGGTGGCCTGGAAGAGGCGACTCATTTTCACAGTGGGCACATCCAACACCATGGGTGAGGCGGACATGGTGGTGTGGAATGAGATCCACCACAAGACAGAGACGGACTGCAACATAACAGGCTATGGCTACCCCAACCCCAACTACCTGCAGAATGTGCTGGCCGAGCTGGCCACTCAGGATGTCACCAAGGACTGCCTGGAGCAGCAGTGGCCCACTCTCCTGGCTGGCCCTGCTCCCTGTGTGCCCCAACCCTGCCCCTGCCATGAGTGCCCCATCCTCCCCATCGCTGCCAGGACTGTCCCTCAGACAGACGGACAGGGAATTCCCCTCCTGAGAGGATGCTTGTGGCATGGGGCCTGCTCCACCTCAGGCTGA